Proteins from a genomic interval of Flammeovirgaceae bacterium SG7u.111:
- a CDS encoding NAD(P)/FAD-dependent oxidoreductase, with the protein MKVIVIGAGISGLYAAYLLKLKGFEVTVLEATKRYGGRIRSVQSAEGEPLELGAEFIHGQYSLLKEYVAQKGIGTYRAKGKSFLYYKGVLKNEDKWLEKIPELKFVFDFFENFWKYREHELTVDNFIKKDVVLSKFRVLMDVFAVEYGTSNSRLGLRSLAATEQMWSAGQKDYKIQSQMIRVLDEFVQLLHGNIIYEKPISEINYSESKVQAVSLDEKIYTADAVLVTVPVSVLKKKIIKFIPSLPAEKTAAFHRLGMGAGMKIVLKFRKQFWKKKMFEIWGSKLCPTYYSPFPRQEKTENYLIGYVTGVKAEYLGSLGNKAVDLIVNELDEIFGSNIASTNLEESTLMDWGKEPYIWGMYSYDKPNSEGMREELAKPIDDKVFFAGEATNYNGHPATLHGAMETAERAVFELNEKRENRYFLT; encoded by the coding sequence ATGAAAGTCATAGTAATCGGTGCGGGGATTTCAGGCTTGTACGCTGCTTATTTGCTCAAGCTTAAAGGTTTTGAGGTAACGGTGTTGGAGGCTACCAAGCGATATGGGGGAAGAATCCGATCTGTCCAAAGTGCGGAGGGTGAGCCTTTGGAACTTGGAGCAGAATTTATTCATGGGCAATATTCTTTGTTGAAGGAATATGTGGCGCAAAAGGGTATAGGTACCTATAGGGCAAAAGGTAAATCCTTTTTATACTATAAAGGAGTGCTTAAAAACGAGGACAAATGGCTGGAAAAAATCCCCGAGTTGAAATTTGTATTTGACTTTTTCGAGAACTTTTGGAAATATAGGGAGCATGAGCTTACGGTGGATAATTTTATCAAAAAGGATGTTGTGCTTTCCAAGTTTCGGGTATTAATGGATGTTTTTGCCGTGGAGTATGGTACGAGCAATAGTCGTTTGGGCTTGAGAAGCTTAGCTGCCACGGAGCAAATGTGGTCGGCTGGGCAGAAGGATTATAAAATCCAGAGCCAGATGATCCGGGTTTTGGATGAGTTTGTTCAGTTGCTCCATGGGAATATTATTTACGAAAAACCTATTTCCGAAATCAACTACTCGGAGAGCAAGGTTCAGGCGGTATCCTTAGATGAGAAAATATATACTGCCGATGCGGTGTTGGTAACAGTACCAGTTTCGGTGCTCAAAAAGAAGATTATCAAGTTTATTCCAAGCCTGCCTGCCGAGAAAACAGCTGCTTTCCATAGGCTGGGCATGGGTGCTGGGATGAAAATAGTGTTGAAGTTTCGTAAGCAGTTTTGGAAGAAAAAAATGTTTGAAATATGGGGGAGTAAACTTTGCCCTACGTATTATTCTCCTTTTCCAAGGCAAGAAAAAACAGAAAATTACTTGATTGGCTATGTTACAGGAGTAAAAGCAGAATATTTGGGTAGTTTAGGCAACAAGGCAGTTGACTTGATCGTAAATGAACTTGATGAAATTTTTGGTAGCAATATTGCATCAACTAACTTAGAAGAAAGCACATTGATGGATTGGGGTAAAGAACCTTATATATGGGGGATGTATTCTTATGATAAGCCAAACTCGGAAGGCATGCGCGAAGAGTTGGCAAAACCTATTGATGATAAGGTGTTTTTTGCGGGGGAGGCTACTAACTACAACGGGCATCCGGCCACCTTACACGGAGCCATGGAAACTGCAGAAAGAGCGGTTTTTGAACTTAACGAGAAAAGAGAGAACAGGTATTTTTTGACATAG